One stretch of Eggerthella lenta DSM 2243 DNA includes these proteins:
- a CDS encoding capsular biosynthesis protein, producing the protein MAGVDYGNRVLLVQAFLAFENRHDVFSRNVDGMHYWHLLRKWLFDSVCKQVRRFEFGGHPDFHAQFSKANIARSLPRLLMQLGESRSGIETGVREGKKVVFLGNWKKTAGSNGVCNVFLEDLARDLADDCSILERPHKLAHVKDSLEDLTIYTDILEARWLVALATRKWEKASRCVLSDLAELVGLLECEFDVEIDREALAKRTSYVVTGYYALSKSFREIFSRWQPECVVEVEHYSVFCLVCNEVLHELDIPVIELQHGQIGPGHIAYNLDAPDCGRYLPDRIAAFGQYWIDECVVPDRDRRMIAVGSIPLERGLKASFDIEKEQVDEHVPFVLVVSQGYDNGAVSSFVCDLARDPRANEYRIVVKLHPSERNSWRVVHPELTEVGTRVEIAETGDIDWYLQRATVVVGISSTVLFEAIAYRKRVFILDTVDSEIAQPLMRSGAAELVKDASEFVGRMSVEVESVSDSLKSYVWHEAALENTERLVRGFLES; encoded by the coding sequence GTGGCTGGAGTGGATTACGGGAACAGGGTGCTTCTCGTGCAAGCGTTTCTTGCATTTGAGAATCGCCATGATGTTTTCAGTCGAAATGTCGATGGCATGCACTATTGGCATCTTCTGAGGAAGTGGCTGTTCGACTCGGTATGCAAGCAGGTTCGACGTTTCGAATTCGGTGGGCATCCTGATTTTCATGCGCAGTTTTCAAAGGCTAATATCGCAAGAAGCCTGCCTCGTCTCCTCATGCAGCTGGGTGAATCGCGGAGCGGTATCGAGACGGGGGTAAGGGAAGGCAAGAAGGTTGTCTTTTTAGGCAATTGGAAGAAAACCGCTGGTTCGAACGGCGTTTGCAACGTGTTCCTCGAGGATCTGGCTCGAGACCTTGCAGACGACTGCTCGATTCTGGAGCGTCCCCATAAGCTTGCCCATGTAAAAGACTCCCTTGAAGATCTTACGATATACACGGATATCCTAGAGGCTAGATGGCTTGTTGCTCTTGCAACAAGAAAGTGGGAGAAAGCGTCTCGTTGCGTTTTGTCCGACCTTGCGGAATTGGTGGGGCTGCTCGAGTGTGAATTCGATGTCGAGATTGATCGGGAGGCTCTGGCTAAAAGAACCTCTTACGTGGTGACTGGCTATTACGCGCTTTCGAAATCGTTTCGTGAAATCTTCTCAAGATGGCAACCTGAATGCGTCGTCGAGGTCGAGCATTACTCGGTGTTCTGTCTCGTCTGCAACGAAGTTCTTCATGAGCTGGACATACCGGTAATCGAACTCCAGCATGGGCAAATAGGGCCTGGTCATATTGCGTACAATCTTGATGCGCCGGACTGCGGAAGATACCTTCCTGACCGTATCGCCGCATTCGGTCAGTATTGGATTGACGAATGCGTTGTGCCGGATAGGGATCGACGGATGATCGCCGTAGGATCCATTCCGCTTGAGCGAGGGTTGAAAGCGTCTTTCGACATCGAAAAAGAACAGGTAGACGAGCACGTTCCTTTCGTCTTGGTGGTGTCTCAGGGTTATGACAACGGTGCGGTTTCCTCGTTCGTGTGCGATCTTGCTCGGGATCCGCGTGCGAACGAATACCGCATTGTCGTGAAACTGCATCCTTCCGAAAGAAACTCGTGGAGGGTCGTCCATCCTGAATTGACGGAGGTCGGCACCAGGGTTGAGATCGCGGAGACCGGGGATATCGATTGGTATCTGCAAAGGGCGACAGTTGTCGTAGGGATATCGAGCACGGTGCTTTTCGAGGCTATAGCCTATAGAAAGCGCGTGTTCATCCTGGATACGGTTGACAGTGAAATTGCTCAACCGCTGATGAGGTCAGGTGCGGCCGAGCTTGTGAAGGACGCATCTGAATTTGTGGGGCGCATGAGCGTAGAGGTCGAATCCGTTTCTGACAGCTTGAAATCCTACGTCTGGCACGAGGCTGCGCTCGAGAATACGGAACGGCTCGTTAGAGGCTTTCTTGAGTCCTGA
- a CDS encoding nucleotide sugar dehydrogenase: MSVYQDLVERKTKLSLIGLGYVGMPIAVEFAKHIEVVGFDVNEEKIRLYRKGVDPTKEVGDEAISSTGVDFTSNPERLREARFHIVAVPTPINQDKTPDLSPVVGASTMLGRHLEWGSIVVFESTVYPGVTEDVCVPILERESGLRCGVDFKVGYSPERINPGDKVHTLTTIRKIVSGMDDESLEEIKRVYDIVIEAGTYPVSSIKTAEAIKVVENSQRDINIAFMNELAMVFDRMGIDTSEVVEGMNTKWNALGFKPGLVGGHCIGVDPYYFTYEAEKLGYHSQIILSGRRVNDAMGGFVAETAIREMVRVGLAPKSSNVVVLGITFKENCPDVRNSKVYDIVMRLKEYGVEPSVVDPWASGDEVKQVYGMQLRESGDIANADCLIVAVAHDEFKELGFERIDAFFGDKPDESKVLLDVKGILDAKRFSSYGSFWRL, encoded by the coding sequence GTGAGCGTGTACCAAGATTTGGTCGAGCGGAAGACGAAGCTATCCCTTATCGGACTGGGATATGTTGGCATGCCGATAGCGGTTGAGTTCGCTAAGCATATCGAAGTTGTCGGATTCGATGTCAACGAAGAGAAAATCCGCTTGTACCGAAAGGGGGTCGATCCGACGAAAGAAGTAGGCGACGAGGCGATCAGCTCCACAGGCGTCGACTTCACGTCGAATCCCGAACGTTTACGGGAAGCGCGTTTTCATATAGTTGCTGTTCCTACTCCGATCAATCAGGACAAGACCCCCGATCTGTCGCCGGTTGTTGGGGCGTCGACCATGCTTGGCCGTCACCTTGAATGGGGTTCGATCGTGGTTTTCGAATCTACCGTCTATCCTGGGGTCACGGAGGACGTATGCGTTCCTATCCTTGAGAGGGAATCCGGATTGCGGTGCGGCGTTGATTTCAAAGTGGGTTACAGTCCTGAGCGAATCAACCCCGGGGACAAAGTCCATACCTTGACCACTATCCGAAAAATCGTTTCGGGCATGGATGATGAGTCCCTTGAAGAAATCAAACGCGTGTACGACATCGTGATAGAGGCAGGCACCTATCCGGTCTCCTCGATCAAAACAGCTGAAGCAATTAAGGTAGTGGAGAACTCCCAGCGCGATATCAATATTGCCTTCATGAACGAGCTTGCCATGGTCTTCGACCGCATGGGTATCGATACGAGCGAAGTCGTGGAGGGCATGAACACGAAGTGGAATGCGCTCGGCTTTAAACCAGGACTGGTTGGTGGGCATTGCATCGGCGTTGATCCGTATTACTTTACCTACGAGGCCGAGAAGCTCGGTTACCACTCTCAGATCATTCTTTCGGGCAGAAGAGTGAACGATGCCATGGGAGGGTTTGTTGCCGAGACGGCCATCAGGGAGATGGTGCGAGTTGGGCTTGCTCCCAAGTCCTCGAACGTGGTCGTCTTGGGCATTACCTTCAAAGAGAACTGTCCCGATGTTCGAAATTCCAAGGTGTACGACATTGTCATGAGGCTAAAGGAATATGGAGTCGAGCCGTCGGTGGTGGATCCTTGGGCTTCGGGAGACGAGGTGAAGCAGGTTTACGGCATGCAGCTACGCGAGTCGGGTGATATTGCGAACGCAGATTGCCTGATTGTCGCGGTTGCCCATGATGAGTTCAAAGAGCTGGGCTTCGAGCGTATTGATGCTTTCTTCGGAGACAAGCCCGACGAAAGCAAGGTGCTTTTGGATGTTAAAGGAATATTGGACGCGAAGCGCTTCTCGTCTTATGGAAGCTTTTGGCGGCTATGA
- a CDS encoding glycosyltransferase family 2 protein yields MSSEVESLRDDKTRAFEVRKFCSIHAGADEHLIEFWEFGEADAPLVSIIIPLYNCERYLAETLDSIVSQSLSSWEAILVDDCSSDGSLEIALQFSERDHRFVVLRNDCNRGAAFSRNRALAAACGRFIAYLDSDDYWKKEKLERQITFMTENRFGACMTSYETVNEDGSFRNIVHIDERLDYKKFLKKPPTCSHTIMFDTELVDKKALVMPDIRKRQDAATWLQVIKLYGCLHGFDEVLAANRKRSDSLSANKVSAVKGTWFLYTEIEGLSKPYAGYCLFWQMFHAVLKRIGKR; encoded by the coding sequence TTGTCTTCTGAAGTGGAGTCTTTACGCGACGATAAGACGCGCGCCTTCGAAGTGCGAAAGTTCTGCTCCATACACGCCGGCGCTGACGAGCATCTGATCGAGTTTTGGGAATTCGGCGAGGCCGACGCCCCACTCGTGAGCATCATCATTCCTCTTTACAACTGCGAGCGATATCTGGCTGAAACATTGGATTCGATCGTATCTCAAAGCCTGTCTTCCTGGGAGGCGATTCTGGTTGACGACTGCAGTTCGGATGGATCGCTTGAGATAGCCCTTCAGTTTTCGGAGCGGGATCATCGTTTCGTCGTATTGAGAAACGATTGCAACAGGGGAGCGGCTTTTTCTAGGAACAGGGCTTTAGCGGCTGCGTGCGGCAGGTTTATTGCCTATTTGGATTCCGACGACTACTGGAAGAAAGAGAAGTTGGAGAGGCAGATCACCTTCATGACCGAGAACCGTTTCGGAGCATGCATGACGTCGTACGAGACGGTGAACGAAGACGGAAGCTTTCGCAACATCGTTCATATCGATGAGCGTCTCGACTATAAAAAATTTCTGAAAAAACCTCCCACCTGCTCGCACACGATCATGTTCGATACCGAGCTCGTCGATAAAAAAGCTCTCGTCATGCCGGATATACGAAAAAGGCAGGATGCCGCAACGTGGCTCCAGGTTATAAAGCTGTACGGATGTCTTCATGGGTTCGATGAAGTGTTGGCGGCGAATAGGAAGCGAAGCGATTCGCTCAGCGCGAATAAGGTTTCGGCAGTGAAGGGAACATGGTTCCTGTATACGGAGATTGAAGGTTTGAGCAAGCCATATGCAGGCTACTGCCTGTTTTGGCAGATGTTTCATGCAGTTCTGAAGAGAATAGGAAAACGGTAA